The following are from one region of the Fibrobacterota bacterium genome:
- a CDS encoding TonB family protein, translated as KAGGGGKPHGKGNPNAPVAQAALKLISSRSTSSSLSSYDLMNQKFAKDLDKVINNVAGLTKTGQTRLGGRRGKVDGAWNEGYAVGGSGGVDDLLGGLWGGDAGPLGVKAKGGLGLKAPSASDIDMGQESGQRSTESILRVIRQHTPGLRHTYNKYLKTNPGFKGKITLKFAIAPSGSIVELTIVGTTTGVSEFDQEVRDKVRTWKFEPVKGKSNDVVTVPFTFSE; from the coding sequence AGAAGGCGGGTGGAGGAGGCAAGCCGCATGGAAAGGGCAATCCTAATGCCCCGGTAGCCCAGGCGGCCCTGAAGCTTATCTCTTCCCGGTCGACCTCTTCTTCGCTGTCGAGCTATGACCTCATGAACCAGAAGTTCGCCAAGGACCTGGATAAGGTGATCAATAACGTGGCCGGTTTGACTAAGACGGGGCAAACCCGCCTGGGCGGCCGCCGCGGTAAGGTCGATGGCGCATGGAATGAAGGTTATGCGGTTGGCGGTTCCGGCGGCGTGGACGACTTGCTCGGCGGCCTTTGGGGCGGCGATGCGGGTCCCCTCGGCGTCAAGGCCAAGGGCGGTCTCGGGCTGAAGGCTCCTTCGGCTTCCGATATCGACATGGGCCAGGAAAGCGGCCAGCGGTCCACGGAGTCCATTCTCCGCGTGATCCGGCAGCATACTCCCGGTTTACGTCATACGTACAACAAATACCTGAAGACGAATCCCGGCTTCAAGGGGAAAATCACCCTGAAGTTCGCGATCGCCCCGAGCGGTTCCATCGTGGAGCTGACCATTGTCGGCACTACGACGGGCGTATCGGAGTTCGATCAGGAAGTCCGGGATAAGGTCCGTACGTGGAAGTTCGAGCCCGTGAAGGGCAAGAGCAACGACGTAGTGACGGTCCCCTTCACCTTCAGCGAATAA